From one Pecten maximus chromosome 8, xPecMax1.1, whole genome shotgun sequence genomic stretch:
- the LOC117333128 gene encoding LOW QUALITY PROTEIN: zinc finger protein 62 homolog (The sequence of the model RefSeq protein was modified relative to this genomic sequence to represent the inferred CDS: deleted 1 base in 1 codon) produces MSRGKSDRPSSQRSQGTKQREKGSTCDICGKWFKMSSNLTGHIRMHTGEKPFKCDICGKAFKSSSNLKQHTRLHTGEKPYECNVCGKGYISSSSLNEHTKTHSEKKPYKCDFCGKEFYTSSQRKQHTRIHTGEMPYTCDICGKGLLTPSRLKQHIRAHTGERPYKCDICGKEYINSVILKEHTRQHTGERPYKCDICGNKFINSLKLKEHTRQHTGEKPYKCDICGNEFISSSGLKLHQRRHEGVKPFQCDICGKEFMTSYSLKVHTRTHTGEKPHRCDTCGKTFITSSLVKRHKLTHTGEKPYTCDICGKGFSLMDRVKEHVKIHTGEKHYKCEICGKGFISSSYLKKHTRTHTGEKPYTCDICGKGFSKISSVKEHAKNHTREGIYKCDICGNGFKKSSTLKAHIRTHTGEKHNKSDIIDKGVCTSLQHKPHKMSHTRKKPYMCDFCGNRFSKSSFLKQHIRTHTGEKPYKCDLCGKGFSQSANLKRHKLTHNTEDRTDSCYNQGGSGCQPPLPLVSSSIDNSIKQTVSSSENWK; encoded by the exons ATGTCACGTGGGAAGTCGGATCGTCCATCTTCTCAACGGAGTCAGGGGACAAAACAAAGGGAGAAAGGATCCACCTGTGATATATGTGGTAAATGGTTTAAAATGTCATCTAACCTTACGGGTCACATCAGAATGCATACTGGAGAGAAACCATTCAagtgtgatatctgtggtaAGGCATTTAAAAGTTCATCTAATctaaaacaacatacaagatTACATACTGGAGAGAAACCTTACGAGTGCAATGTTTGTGGTAAGGGATACATAAGTTCATCAAGCCTGAACGAACATACAAAAACACATTCCGAAAAAAAACCTTACAAATGTGATTTTTGTGGTAAGGAATTCTATACTTCATCTCAACGCAAGCAACATACCAGAATACATACCGGTGAGATGCCATACACGTGTGATATATGTGGTAAGGGGTTGCTGACTCCATCTAGACTAAAACAGCATATCAGAGCGCATACTGGAGAGAGACCTTACAAGTGTGATATTTGTGGTAAGGAATATATAAATTCAGTTATATTGAAAGAACATACTAGACAACATACCGGAGAGAGACCTTACAAGTGTGATATTTGTGgtaataaatttataaattcACTTAAATTGAAAGAACATACTAGACAACATACCGGAGAGAAGCCTTACAAGTGTGATATTTGTGGTAACGAATTCATTTCCTCATCTGGCCTTAAACTGCATCAGAGAAGACACGAGGGAGTGAAGCCGTTCCAGTGTGATATTTGTGGTAAAgaatttatgacgtcatatagcCTGAAGGTACATACCAGAACGCATACCGGAGAGAAACCTCATCGTTGCGATACTTGTGGTAAGACATTCATTACCTCATCTCTAGTCAAACGACATAAACTCACACATACCGGAGAGAAGCCTTACACGTGCGATATTTGTGGTAAGGGATTCAGTCTAATGGATCGCGTTAAGGAGCATGTCAAAATCCACACTGGAGAGAAGCATTACAAGTGTGAAATTTGTGGTAAGGGATTTATAAGTTCATCTTACCTAAAGAAACATACCAGAACACATACTGGAGAGAAGCCTTACACATGTGATATTTGTGGTAAGGGATTCAGTAAGATATCTAGCGTTAAGGAACATGCCAAAAATCACACTCGC GAAGGCATTTACAAGTGTGACATTTGTGGTAACGGATTCAAAAAATCATCTACCCTCAAGGCACATATCAGAACACACACAGGCGAGAAGCATAACAAGAGTGACATAATTGATAAGGGAGTCTGTACCTcattacaacacaaaccacaTAAAATGTCACATACCAGGAAGAAGCCTTACATGTGTGATTTTTGTGGGAACAGATTCAGTAAGTCATCTTTCCTAAAGCAACATATCAGAACACATACTGGAGAGAAGCCTTATAAGTGTGATTTATGTGGCAAAGGATTCAGTCAATCAGCTAACCTAAAAAGACATAAACTAACCCATAATACAGAAGATAGGACTGATTCATGTTATAATCAGGGGGGATCAGGGTGTCAGCCCCCTCTTCCACTTGTGTCATCCAGCATCGATAACTCCATAAAACAAACCGTTAGCTCTTCTGAAAACTGGAAATAA